In Poecilia reticulata strain Guanapo linkage group LG15, Guppy_female_1.0+MT, whole genome shotgun sequence, the sequence CAAAATCAAAGGTAACTCTAACGCATGGGGGTTTagacttgatttaaaggaactcagtgtttcaactGTTATGCAGTTTTCAGGAAGTTGGTTCCAGATTTGAACATATTACCGTATAGTGCATATTGATGTAACATTTAATGAAACATTAGGTTGTTATGAGTTGCTATTTTTTGTTCgtttgttttagtgtttctttGTGCGCACAGCCATTTTGGATTCCTGAATAAAAGATGGCACTCGTACCTGCAATTCTGAGAGCATCCACCAGGCgtcacaaagcaaaaacaatattctGTCGTCAAGGGTTTTGAGCAAAATGGCCTCGAAAGGTTTCATAAATATCAGAGTATAAAAGATAAATGAGGTGCTAAGAGGGCTGAAACCACAATTTGGATGCAGATTCCTAAAGCcatctgccaaaaaaaaaaatagtttgcatGCTTACTttatttcctttccttttttttaatggtcgCAGGGGGTTGGTGCCTTTCTCCAGCGGTCGTTGGACAGATccccagtccatcacagagcaacacagagaaaaacaaccatggAAACCACACCCTCATATATACAAATTTAGATACCATTTAATctaacagttatgtttttgaactgtgggagtgCCAGAAGAGAACCATGCATGCACAatgagaacatgtaaactccatgcagaaagaccccagatAGGGAGTCGAAACCAACACCTTTATTCTTCCAGAAACGGGAATGTGCAGAACCCAAACACATGCTCAGAAGGTAAAGTCAGCTGTTTGACTCGTGTATGGTGAAACGTGGATGCATTTAGAAGTCGAGGGACTGAAGCTGTAAAGGGTGGACTGGAGACGCCTGACTAGATCCTCCATCAGGGGGCAAATAACAAGCATAGACACAATTTGATACAGAATGACTTTGAGGAAAACATTCACTCTCTTAAAAAAAGTAGAGGCCTCAAACACATCCATGCAGGTGCAGCAAACATCTGTATTAAAAATGGTACACTGAGTTTATACTGTTTTTCTTGTAATactaaaaactcaaaatggtttaaaaaccCTAAAGTGCACAAAAATCACATTCTTCTAGTCATACTCACCAACACATACAATTGCATAAACTGATATGCTGACAAGTAGGCAACTCAGGGTTATGTGCCTTGAGCAGGggaacatcaacatgtgacagGAGGAAGCTGGTACCTGCATTTTTATGGTTCGAAGCACTTCtaactgtcttgttgctgaaatgtgatatacaaataaacttgacttgacttgacttggaACTCACAAATtccaatttcaaaattattacTCTACCCAGTGAACCACATTTACCCTCTGGTGAGGAGACtgtgttctttttcttcaaGGCATAAATAGATCAAGGGCTGCACGGTGAGAAAATTGTGGCAATAaagttctgggtttgaatcccagtcTGCAGGCATTTGTGCATTTAGTTTGCATGATTTTCCCATTTATGTGTGGGTTccctctgggtactctggtttcctcagCACAGCCCATGTTTAAAAAGAGTAATCTTAAAACTAGAGACCTCAGAAATATGTGTATAAAATATTATGCGTTTGGTGTTCTAGAGCTAAAACTAGAACCATTCCCCAACAAAAGGTAATGAGAGGATGTTTCAGAAGATGAATGGAATCAAAGCCTTTCGAAACCTGGGGtattctttaaaatgttccttaTAAAACCTGTAACAAAGATAAGAGAAATTAGGAATAAAAGAAACGACAGTACAAAAGCAGGGATCAttaatcttttgaaaatattgtagGTACTTGTGATGGTAATAGGCTCTTGGTCCAATAAAACAGAAGCTAAAGACAGCGATCGAGAATCCTGGAAGGGACCGTGTCACTATGGCATAGCCAATCCACTCCACCAGCTCCCCAAAGTAGTTGGCACCAGACACATATTCAAATAGGCCTCCTGCAGGAGATTAAGGAGACCGTGTGAGTGCAAGCACACTTTGGAGGAGAGTTTACTTGAGTATAATCAAGTTCATACCTGCTGGAAGTTTGTAAACTATCTCTTTAGGTTTCCTCAGGTTGCGCAGAATGTAATCGCTGTGTATATTAATGGCCATTCCGATGTAAAACACCACTAAGCCTGAAACAACATGCAACACAACTAACATTTCACAAGTCATCTTATGTTTAAAACGGATTTAAGatgagaggggggggggaaagagcGTGTGCTCACCAGTTGTATAGCGGTAGCCAGCTGACCATTCCTCATCAAACTGGACACAGTGCAGCAAATAGTGACCCTGCAGAAAGCCGTTCATCAAGCAGAAGAAACCTCCTGTGGCCATCACACTCAGAGGGAACGGCTGTCCTCTGTTCAGCAGGGAATACACAAATGTCCTGTGATAGACAGACAGATAACAGAAAGAGAAGGTAGACCAAGAGGTGGAGGTGTAACGTTACTACAGCTCATATCCTGGATACGTTCAGGCATTCCTGAAATCAAGGTCCCAGAGTTTTGAGGCAGAGTAGGTAGGCACACAATCCAAGCTGCTTGGGGCTGTTGAGGAAGATTTTAAGAATTAgtatatttttggaaatgtctGGCTCTATCTTCCTCTTTGGATCCCAGGTCCTCCCGGCAGGCCGCGTGTAGCCACATAGAAAAACCACAATGAGTGTTAATGTCACAGAATTGTAGAGTTTAATCCAATAGAAGACAACGtatgaaattacaacagaatctgcagaacaacagagacatacattcatttacctgagacaaatagaaagaagaagaaggaa encodes:
- the srd5a2b gene encoding 3-oxo-5-alpha-steroid 4-dehydrogenase 2b isoform X1 gives rise to the protein MHCYESVVNCLSCGMLLAGLLHLIYHRKAQASYGRHMKPTAPARMVPARVAWFLQEMPALLMPLLLMHLSRQYSTMGRAILLKTFCLHYFHRTFVYSLLNRGQPFPLSVMATGGFFCLMNGFLQGHYLLHCVQFDEEWSAGYRYTTVVLHVVSGLVVFYIGMAINIHSDYILRNLRKPKEIVYKLPAGGLFEYVSGANYFGELVEWIGYAIVTRSLPGFSIAVFSFCFIGPRAYYHHKFYKEHFKEYPRFRKALIPFIF
- the srd5a2b gene encoding 3-oxo-5-alpha-steroid 4-dehydrogenase 2b isoform X2, whose product is MHCYESVVNCLSCGMLLAGLLHLIYHRKAQASYGRHMKPTAPARMVPARVAWFLQEMPALLMPLLLMHLSRQYSTMGRAILLKTFCLHYFHRTFVYSLLNRGQPFPLSVMATGGFFCLMNGFLQGHYLLHCVQFDEEWSAGYRYTTGLVVFYIGMAINIHSDYILRNLRKPKEIVYKLPAGGLFEYVSGANYFGELVEWIGYAIVTRSLPGFSIAVFSFCFIGPRAYYHHKFYKEHFKEYPRFRKALIPFIF